In the Gossypium raimondii isolate GPD5lz chromosome 9, ASM2569854v1, whole genome shotgun sequence genome, one interval contains:
- the LOC105800302 gene encoding type I inositol polyphosphate 5-phosphatase 2 isoform X1 — MKTRKGKRSEAFWPSIVMKKWLNIKPTVYDFSEDEVETETETESEDDAYSIKDSRLNGGEDYIHSTLQNQDCSSQISDSSSTVYRLRHRRGKSETLRLQYINTKDVRVTIGTWNVAGRLPCDDLIIDDWLCTEQLADIYIIGFQEVVPLNAGHVLGAEDNRPIPKWEAIIRRTLNKSLKPESKHKCHSAPSSPVLRTCSVADALADEIAALPLEYLETANDYVWPEHSLEETPKLGTALSSSTRIGFNLTDNFTTCNPHDVGLKGSRLRRSHHSSENLGSICVQEEQKLEQVVDSFSEISDEFSEEEDDSFLEAAIEEHGNDRGRSRTKYVRIVSKQMVGIYVSVWVRKRLRKHVNNLKVSPVGVGLMGYMGNKGSVSVSMTLFQSRLCFVCSHLTSGHKDGAEQRRNADVYEIIRRTRFSSVIDTDQSQTIPSHDQIFWFGDLNYRLSMSDTKVRKLVALKRWDELLNNDQLHNELHSGHIFNGWKEGVIDFPPTYKYEMNSNRYVGENPKEGEKKRSPAWCDRILWYGKGIKQLCYQRAEIRLSDHRPVSSMFLLEVEVLDHRKLQRALNVSTAAVHPEIFFDENEDLEL, encoded by the exons ATGAAGACTAGGAAGGGAAAGCGTTCTGAG GCCTTTTGGCCATCCATTGTGATGAAGAAATGGTTGAATATAAAGCCAACGGTGTACGATTTTAGTGAAGATGAGGTCGAGACTGAAACCGAAACCGAGAGTGAAGATGATG CTTATTCCATTAAAGATTCAAGATTGAATGGTGGTGAGGATTATATCCACAGCACACTGCAAAACCAAGATTGCAGCAGCCAAATTTCAG ATTCGTCATCTACGGTTTATCGGTTAAGGCACCGGAGGGGAAAATCAGAAACTCTGCGCTTACAGTACATAAACACAAAGGATGTGAG GGTGACAATAGGCACTTGGAATGTTGCTGGAAGACTTCCATGTGATGATCTTATCATTGATGACTGGCTTTGCACCGAACAGCTAGCAGATATTTACATTATCGG GTTCCAGGAGGTGGTCCCTTTGAATGCTGGACATGTACTGGGGGCTGAGGATAACAGGCCAATTCCTAAATGGGAAGCAATAATTAGAAGAACTCTGAACAAATCTTTGAAACCTGAAAGCAAACATAAATGCCATAGTGCCCCATCTTCTCCTGTGTTACGGACGTGTTCTGTTGCAGATGCATTAGCAGATGAGATAGCTGCCCTGCCATTGGAGTATTTGGAGACTGCTAATGACTATGTCTGGCCTGAACATTCATTAGAGGAAACCCCAAAACTGGGGACAGCATTGAGCAGCTCAACaagaattgggtttaatctgaCAGACAATTTCACCACCTGCAACCCTCATGATGTGGGGTTAAAAGGGAGCCGATTGAGAAGATCACACCATAGTTCTGAAAACTTGGGTTCAATTTGTGTGCAAGAGGAACAGAAGCTGGAACAGGTTGTTGATTCCTTCTCCGAAATATCTGATGAGTTTTCTGAAGAAGAGGATGATAGTTTCTTGGAAGCAGCAATCGAGGAACATGGCAATGATAGGGGAAGATCAAGGACAAAGTACGTGCGAATAGTGAGCAAGCAAATGGTTGGAATCTACGTATCTGTATGGGTGAGAAAGAGGCTGAGGAAACATGTTAACAATTTGAAAGTCTCTCCTGTTGGTGTTGGTCTTATGGGCTACATGGGAAACAAG GGATCTGTTTCTGTTAGCATGACTCTATTCCAATCCAGGCTGTGCTTTGTGTGTTCGCATTTGACATCAGGTCATAAAGATGGAGCTGAACAAAGACGCAACGCCGATGTGTACGAAATTATCCGACGAACACGTTTCTCATCCGTCATTGATACAGATCAATCACAAACAATCCCATCTCACGA TCAGATATTTTGGTTTGGGGATCTGAACTATCGTCTTAGCATGTCGGACACTAAGGTGAGAAAGCTTGTTGCTCTAAAGCGCTGGGACGAACTACTCAACAATGATCAG CTTCATAATGAACTGCATAGCGGGCACATTTTCAATGGATGGAAAGAAGGGGTCATAGACTTTCCTCCTACCTACAAGTATGAAATGAATTCTAATAGATATGTTGGCGAGAACCCTAAAGAAGGGGAGAAGAAGAGATCTCCGGCATG GTGTGATCGTATACTCTGGTATGGTAAAGGCATAAAACAACTTTGTTATCAACGAGCAGAAATAAGACTCTCCGATCATCGACCTGTCAGTTCAATGTTTTTACTCGAAGTTGAAGT
- the LOC105800302 gene encoding type I inositol polyphosphate 5-phosphatase 2 isoform X2 — translation MVTIGTWNVAGRLPCDDLIIDDWLCTEQLADIYIIGFQEVVPLNAGHVLGAEDNRPIPKWEAIIRRTLNKSLKPESKHKCHSAPSSPVLRTCSVADALADEIAALPLEYLETANDYVWPEHSLEETPKLGTALSSSTRIGFNLTDNFTTCNPHDVGLKGSRLRRSHHSSENLGSICVQEEQKLEQVVDSFSEISDEFSEEEDDSFLEAAIEEHGNDRGRSRTKYVRIVSKQMVGIYVSVWVRKRLRKHVNNLKVSPVGVGLMGYMGNKGSVSVSMTLFQSRLCFVCSHLTSGHKDGAEQRRNADVYEIIRRTRFSSVIDTDQSQTIPSHDQIFWFGDLNYRLSMSDTKVRKLVALKRWDELLNNDQLHNELHSGHIFNGWKEGVIDFPPTYKYEMNSNRYVGENPKEGEKKRSPAWCDRILWYGKGIKQLCYQRAEIRLSDHRPVSSMFLLEVEVLDHRKLQRALNVSTAAVHPEIFFDENEDLEL, via the exons AT GGTGACAATAGGCACTTGGAATGTTGCTGGAAGACTTCCATGTGATGATCTTATCATTGATGACTGGCTTTGCACCGAACAGCTAGCAGATATTTACATTATCGG GTTCCAGGAGGTGGTCCCTTTGAATGCTGGACATGTACTGGGGGCTGAGGATAACAGGCCAATTCCTAAATGGGAAGCAATAATTAGAAGAACTCTGAACAAATCTTTGAAACCTGAAAGCAAACATAAATGCCATAGTGCCCCATCTTCTCCTGTGTTACGGACGTGTTCTGTTGCAGATGCATTAGCAGATGAGATAGCTGCCCTGCCATTGGAGTATTTGGAGACTGCTAATGACTATGTCTGGCCTGAACATTCATTAGAGGAAACCCCAAAACTGGGGACAGCATTGAGCAGCTCAACaagaattgggtttaatctgaCAGACAATTTCACCACCTGCAACCCTCATGATGTGGGGTTAAAAGGGAGCCGATTGAGAAGATCACACCATAGTTCTGAAAACTTGGGTTCAATTTGTGTGCAAGAGGAACAGAAGCTGGAACAGGTTGTTGATTCCTTCTCCGAAATATCTGATGAGTTTTCTGAAGAAGAGGATGATAGTTTCTTGGAAGCAGCAATCGAGGAACATGGCAATGATAGGGGAAGATCAAGGACAAAGTACGTGCGAATAGTGAGCAAGCAAATGGTTGGAATCTACGTATCTGTATGGGTGAGAAAGAGGCTGAGGAAACATGTTAACAATTTGAAAGTCTCTCCTGTTGGTGTTGGTCTTATGGGCTACATGGGAAACAAG GGATCTGTTTCTGTTAGCATGACTCTATTCCAATCCAGGCTGTGCTTTGTGTGTTCGCATTTGACATCAGGTCATAAAGATGGAGCTGAACAAAGACGCAACGCCGATGTGTACGAAATTATCCGACGAACACGTTTCTCATCCGTCATTGATACAGATCAATCACAAACAATCCCATCTCACGA TCAGATATTTTGGTTTGGGGATCTGAACTATCGTCTTAGCATGTCGGACACTAAGGTGAGAAAGCTTGTTGCTCTAAAGCGCTGGGACGAACTACTCAACAATGATCAG CTTCATAATGAACTGCATAGCGGGCACATTTTCAATGGATGGAAAGAAGGGGTCATAGACTTTCCTCCTACCTACAAGTATGAAATGAATTCTAATAGATATGTTGGCGAGAACCCTAAAGAAGGGGAGAAGAAGAGATCTCCGGCATG GTGTGATCGTATACTCTGGTATGGTAAAGGCATAAAACAACTTTGTTATCAACGAGCAGAAATAAGACTCTCCGATCATCGACCTGTCAGTTCAATGTTTTTACTCGAAGTTGAAGT